Proteins encoded within one genomic window of Camelina sativa cultivar DH55 chromosome 19, Cs, whole genome shotgun sequence:
- the LOC104766094 gene encoding B-box domain protein 31-like, with the protein MCRGLNEEASRRRSDGGGGGCRSLCTTPSVPVRCELCSGDAYVFCEADSAFLCKKCDRWVHGANFLAWRHVRRVLCSSCQKLTRRCLVGDHDIHVVSPSATTTVEDRSEQVSSNDHDEVPFVFL; encoded by the coding sequence atgtgtagaGGTTTGAATGAAGAAGcgagcagaagaagaagcgacggaggaggaggaggttgcCGGAGTCTCTGCACGACACCGAGTGTTCCGGTTAGGTGTGAGCTTTGTAGCGGAGACGCGTACGTGTTCTGTGAGGCTGACTCGGCGTTTCTTTGTAAGAAATGTGACCGGTGGGTTCACGGAGCGAATTTTCTAGCTTGGAGACACGTGAGGCGCGTGCTATGCTCTTCTTGTCAGAAACTCACGCGCCGGTGTCTCGTCGGGGATCACGACATCCACGTTGTTTCACCGTCGGCGACGACGACCGTGGAGGATAGAAGTGAACAAGTTAGTAGCAATGATCATGATGAGGTTCCGTTTGTGTTTCTCtga